The Candidatus Ancaeobacter aquaticus DNA segment TATCTGCGCAATATTTTAGCCGAACAGGGTGTGCCTTAATGGTTATTCCACGTTCTCTTTCAAGATCCATATCGTCAAGAACCTGATCTACTTGCACTCTTTTGTCTATAGCATGTGTTAGTTCAAGTATTCTGTCGGCTATTGTTGATTTACCATGATCGATATGCGCAATTATTGAAAAGTTTCTTATAGAATTAATATTCATAGTATTCATTATTTGTTTTCTGCTGCGTTTCGCAATTCTTCAATTGCCATCTTTATATCCGGTTTTCCATATACTGATGTTCCCGCGACAATCACGTTACATCCCGCATCTACCGGTTTTTTAATATTTTGACTCTTGATTCCGCCATCAACTTGAATGTCTATATCGATATTCATTGCCTTAAGAGTTTTTGTCGCGTCAGTGATCTTTGGTAGCACCGATTCAATAAAACTTTGTCCGCCGAAACCAGGAAATACCGTCATAAACAATATAAGATCAATCTTTCGAAGTATCGATTCATCTACATTAAATGGTGTGTCAGGATTAAAAACAATGCCGCACTTACAATTCAATTTTTTAATTTCATCAATTGTTTGACTAATATCACACGGTGATTCAACGTGAATTGTCAATATATCAGCCCCTGCTTCGATAAATTGTTTATAGTAGGTGTCAGGACGTGATATCATGAGATGAACATCAAGAGGTAATGTCGTTGCTTTCCTGATTGCCTTTACTACAGGCGGCCCAAATGTTATGTTTGGAACAAAATGTCCGTCCATAACATCAAGATGCAGCCAATCTGCGCCAGCGTCTTCGGCCCTTTTTGCTTCCGTTGCAAGAGCGCCAAAATCTCCAGAAAGTATTGACGGAGCAATTTTTATCATAGATTTCCCCATTTTTCTTGTTATCGATACATACTATAGCACAAAACATCCAATTAGCTATAATCTTTAAGTTGTAAGTTATATAAAAAACTAATCACTCGTGGAGTACATATTTTATGTTTTATGCGATAGAATATATTTCGTCTTA contains these protein-coding regions:
- the rpe gene encoding ribulose-phosphate 3-epimerase, with amino-acid sequence MIKIAPSILSGDFGALATEAKRAEDAGADWLHLDVMDGHFVPNITFGPPVVKAIRKATTLPLDVHLMISRPDTYYKQFIEAGADILTIHVESPCDISQTIDEIKKLNCKCGIVFNPDTPFNVDESILRKIDLILFMTVFPGFGGQSFIESVLPKITDATKTLKAMNIDIDIQVDGGIKSQNIKKPVDAGCNVIVAGTSVYGKPDIKMAIEELRNAAENK